The genomic interval TTTCTCTTTTATTTCAGCATTATTTAAAATGCCTGTTAAAAACAAATCTAAATATTCATAAAAACTACTTGGTATAAAGATTTCATTATATTGAACTCGATTATTTAAAACCTCGTCTGCATCAATGTAAATATATCCTTTCCAGCTAAACTCTAAAAAGAAGTCAATATGAAATATATTACCAGTTATGGAATCAAAATAGAAATAACTTTCACAACCAAATTTAGCATGATATATAAATTCTACACCTATTTCATTAAAACTATTATTAATATGTGAAGATATTTGAGAAAACTGTGTTTTTGCAACGAGAATGTCTATATCATTTTCGTACTTTGGTAAAGCTTCATAATTTCGAAGAATGCAATAAGAATAATTATTTAAGGTTTTTAGTAAAGTATTATATACTTCTAATCTAAGGTTTTTCAACTTATTTTGACTTTAGTAACCTACGATATACGCGGAGAAAATTTAAAATATATTTATATGTACTAAATGAAATCATTTTTTTTAAAACAAAATAGGGTATGTATCTTTTAAAAATAATTAAGCCTTCCTCATAACGAATTTTCTTCACCTCATTACTATCTAAAGACTTATTATCATCATGCCATCTGAATTTCGCAAAATATTCATTTAAATATTTAACCTTGTAATCCTTATAGAGGATATGCGCAAAAAAGTCTTTGTCCATAACAATATGGAAATCTTTATCTATATGTATTCCGGAATCCCATATTTTGCGTTTAAAAAAGAATGTCGTGGATGGAATATAACAGTGAAAAAGAGATAACCATTTTATAGGTTTATGCGATTTCTGTTCCTTTGTAATATTAAGATTCTCATCAGCAAAGTAGTAATTGGCATAAACCGCATCATACTGTTCATTACTCAATTCATTTAAAACTTTATCAAAAACACCTTTTTCATAAACATCATCACTATTTAGCCAACCAAAGAAATCCCCTGTTGCTTTTGCAAAACCTTTATTAATAGCATCACTTTGGCCTTCATCTTTTTCTGAAACCCAGACCAGGTGAGGATACTTTTTTAATATTTCTAATGTGCCATCTGTTGAGCCACCATCGATAATGATATGTTCAAAATTACTATATTTTTGATCTAAAACAGATTGAATGGCGTCTTCTATAAATTTTGCAGAATTAAATGCGGGTGTAATAATAGAAATTTTTTTCATTGTCTAAATAATAATTTTAGTTTTTTTAGGTAATAAAAGTGAAAAAGAAATAAAAATCCAAGAAATAACATCCGCTCCATAACCCATCATATACATAATTAAACCTATAGTCGCAAGAAAAGATAAGCGATGAATTAATTTATTAGTGTTTTCATTTCCAACGGCTCTATACTTCTTAAATGAAGAAACTAAAAAAAACACAATTAGCCCGACCAAAGAAAACATACCAACATAACCAAGATAATATAGTGTCTGTATAAATCCATTATGTGCTCCTGCCATTGCCTTAAAGCCAATAACCGGAGCATAAA from Calditrichota bacterium carries:
- a CDS encoding glycosyltransferase; translation: MKKISIITPAFNSAKFIEDAIQSVLDQKYSNFEHIIIDGGSTDGTLEILKKYPHLVWVSEKDEGQSDAINKGFAKATGDFFGWLNSDDVYEKGVFDKVLNELSNEQYDAVYANYYFADENLNITKEQKSHKPIKWLSLFHCYIPSTTFFFKRKIWDSGIHIDKDFHIVMDKDFFAHILYKDYKVKYLNEYFAKFRWHDDNKSLDSNEVKKIRYEEGLIIFKRYIPYFVLKKMISFSTYKYILNFLRVYRRLLKSK